The Siphonobacter curvatus genome includes a window with the following:
- a CDS encoding SusC/RagA family TonB-linked outer membrane protein, translating to MKQLLPKPQRSLGYLSLLTALWMVLFSLTSQAQDRTLSGTVRGQDDQQPLAGVAVRVKNSNQGTTTNADGTYRLAVPASSETLIFTFVGYTTQEEAISSRTQIDVLLATDQRLLEEVVVTSLGITKAKRDLSYATQTIKAQDLVKAREPNPVNALVGKVAGLNIGASAELLRAPQVLLRGGRPLFVVDGVPIVSDTYNINPDDIESYDVIKGPSGSALYGSRATNGVIIITTKKGSKDKRGFSVEVNSSTMTENGFLAIPKVQDEYGPGNKGTYSFVDGRGGGLNDGDYDVWGPKFEGQLIAQYDSPIDPQTGKRIPTPWVARGKDNLKRFLRPGVLSTNSVAISATSGKTDLRFGITNQYQKGMVPNTSLNSTTFSATLGQNISDRVRFESNFNFSRQASANYPDVNYGPNSLIYNTVIWAGADWNVDDMKQLWQPGKEGIQQIYAEYQRYNNPWFVAKEWLRGHYNNTYNGYALMKFDLLKNLELQARTQVTGYELFRNEKMPYSATTYGREQAKGDYREDRRSLLENNTDVLLNYNKTFAHGISLRAVGGFSGRFFRYNSNYASTDYLSVPGVYTFDNSLNPTRANSFNSRMQVLSALYSVDVNLGRYATLSTTGRWDKNSTLPSDKNVYFYPSAGVSTVVSDYVRTPAAISFVKLRASYANVKEAFTQQNVYTAFSPLDGSNPLGYGQTFASPYEGPSYGTTVAYTISRPYNNEAAASYANALVDPNLKPSSRTSFEAGLDVRFLKNRIGLDVAYFSYLDGPRIFGLTLPEATGYSSLTTNGIKSQKRGLEIALTGTALKSARGLNWDVTLNWSTFQEYLKEIYGSQTRLNQFYKVGDRLDAYYGSAFARTREGQIINDASGRPVVNPVNQFLGYTNADFAFGFINKFNYRNFFLNVQVDGRVGGVIEDYIQKQTFRGGRHIETVQGKMGEARYQDYKGVASWVGPGVVLTNGNIQYDVDGNITNFESLSFSPMSDANKTYLQDWISRYYNTNEANMISRSFVKLREVTFGYQIPSQVLQGRLGFVKSASISFVGRNLLYWAEKKDLDVEQFVSYSDRGSSLQTPTTRRYGVNINLIF from the coding sequence ATGAAACAGCTTTTACCGAAGCCGCAGCGATCATTGGGTTATCTTTCGTTGCTGACCGCTTTATGGATGGTACTTTTTTCCCTGACTTCCCAGGCTCAGGACCGAACGCTTAGCGGAACCGTACGCGGCCAGGATGACCAGCAGCCCCTGGCTGGTGTGGCCGTACGGGTTAAAAATTCAAATCAGGGGACAACCACCAACGCCGACGGTACCTATCGTCTGGCAGTCCCAGCGAGCAGCGAAACCTTGATTTTCACCTTTGTCGGTTATACGACGCAGGAAGAAGCCATTAGTAGCCGGACTCAAATCGACGTATTACTGGCTACTGATCAGCGATTGCTGGAAGAAGTAGTGGTTACCTCGCTAGGTATTACTAAGGCGAAACGGGACCTTTCCTACGCTACGCAAACGATTAAAGCCCAGGATCTGGTGAAGGCCCGCGAACCGAACCCCGTAAACGCTCTGGTGGGGAAAGTGGCCGGTCTGAACATCGGTGCTAGTGCGGAATTACTGCGGGCTCCGCAGGTACTGTTGCGGGGTGGCCGCCCTTTGTTCGTGGTAGACGGGGTACCCATTGTATCCGATACCTACAACATCAATCCCGATGATATTGAGTCCTATGACGTGATTAAAGGCCCCTCGGGTTCAGCCCTGTACGGATCACGGGCGACGAACGGCGTCATCATCATTACTACCAAAAAAGGCTCGAAAGACAAACGTGGGTTTTCCGTAGAAGTCAATTCGAGTACGATGACGGAAAACGGTTTTCTGGCCATTCCTAAAGTACAGGATGAGTACGGTCCGGGAAACAAAGGAACCTATTCCTTCGTCGATGGTCGCGGTGGTGGACTCAACGACGGCGATTACGACGTCTGGGGACCTAAATTCGAAGGTCAGCTGATTGCCCAGTACGACAGCCCCATCGATCCGCAAACCGGCAAGCGAATCCCTACGCCCTGGGTGGCTCGCGGTAAAGACAACCTGAAGCGTTTTCTGCGTCCGGGCGTCCTGTCTACCAACAGTGTAGCCATTTCGGCAACTTCCGGTAAAACGGATTTACGTTTCGGGATCACCAATCAGTACCAGAAAGGTATGGTGCCGAATACCAGTCTGAATAGTACTACCTTCAGTGCAACGCTGGGTCAGAACATTTCCGACCGCGTTCGTTTTGAGTCGAATTTTAACTTCAGTCGTCAGGCTTCGGCCAATTACCCGGATGTAAATTACGGTCCGAACTCCCTGATTTATAACACCGTGATTTGGGCGGGAGCTGACTGGAATGTCGATGACATGAAGCAACTCTGGCAGCCCGGCAAGGAAGGTATCCAGCAGATTTACGCCGAATACCAACGCTACAACAACCCCTGGTTTGTGGCAAAAGAATGGTTGCGGGGGCACTACAACAATACGTACAATGGCTACGCCCTGATGAAATTCGATCTGCTGAAAAACCTGGAACTACAGGCTCGTACGCAGGTGACAGGTTACGAATTGTTCCGGAATGAAAAAATGCCGTATTCGGCCACCACGTACGGACGGGAGCAAGCGAAGGGAGATTACCGCGAAGACCGCCGTTCCTTATTGGAAAACAATACCGACGTATTGCTGAACTATAACAAAACCTTTGCTCATGGCATCAGCCTGCGGGCTGTGGGTGGTTTTTCGGGACGTTTTTTCCGGTATAACAGCAACTACGCTTCAACGGATTACCTGAGTGTGCCGGGCGTTTATACCTTCGACAACTCCCTGAACCCCACGCGGGCGAACAGCTTCAACTCCCGGATGCAGGTACTGAGTGCCCTGTACAGCGTCGACGTGAACCTGGGTCGTTATGCAACGCTTTCGACGACGGGTCGTTGGGATAAAAACTCTACCTTGCCCTCGGACAAGAACGTATATTTCTACCCGTCAGCCGGGGTGAGCACGGTAGTATCGGATTATGTTCGGACTCCTGCGGCCATTTCTTTTGTGAAATTGCGGGCTTCGTACGCCAACGTAAAAGAGGCCTTTACGCAGCAGAACGTGTATACGGCGTTCTCTCCCCTGGATGGTAGCAACCCCCTGGGTTATGGTCAGACCTTTGCTTCACCCTACGAGGGACCTTCGTACGGAACGACGGTTGCTTATACGATCAGTCGTCCGTACAACAACGAAGCCGCAGCCAGTTATGCCAACGCTCTGGTGGATCCTAACCTGAAACCTTCTTCACGGACGAGTTTTGAAGCGGGTCTGGATGTACGCTTCCTCAAAAACCGGATCGGTCTGGACGTCGCGTACTTCAGCTACCTCGACGGTCCGCGTATTTTTGGCCTGACCCTGCCCGAAGCTACGGGGTATTCTTCCCTGACCACCAACGGAATTAAATCGCAGAAACGCGGTCTAGAAATCGCCCTGACGGGTACGGCCCTGAAAAGTGCCCGTGGTCTGAACTGGGATGTAACGCTGAACTGGAGTACGTTTCAGGAGTACCTGAAAGAAATTTACGGTTCACAAACGCGACTCAACCAGTTTTATAAAGTGGGCGACCGTCTGGATGCCTATTACGGATCGGCCTTTGCCCGTACCCGCGAAGGACAAATCATTAATGACGCAAGCGGACGACCCGTGGTTAATCCCGTGAATCAATTCCTCGGTTATACTAATGCCGACTTTGCTTTCGGGTTCATCAACAAATTCAACTACCGCAATTTCTTCCTGAACGTACAGGTCGATGGTCGCGTAGGGGGCGTAATCGAGGATTACATCCAGAAACAAACCTTCCGGGGCGGTCGTCATATCGAAACGGTACAGGGAAAGATGGGTGAAGCCCGCTACCAGGATTACAAAGGGGTAGCTTCCTGGGTAGGTCCTGGGGTGGTACTGACTAACGGAAACATCCAGTACGATGTGGATGGAAACATCACCAACTTTGAATCGCTGAGTTTCTCACCCATGTCGGACGCCAATAAAACCTACCTTCAGGATTGGATCAGCCGTTACTACAACACCAACGAAGCCAACATGATTAGCCGGAGCTTTGTGAAGCTTCGCGAAGTGACATTCGGGTACCAGATCCCGAGTCAGGTATTACAGGGTCGTTT
- a CDS encoding serine hydrolase domain-containing protein: MKILLTFLSLSFLFSSCQKRMQTAGVDQPLDAFFQTAPDFSGVVLIAEKGKPVYHRAFGYQNFDTRQPMTTASVFELASLSKQFTAMTILLLKEAGKLQYDDPIENYLPGLPYPGVTIRHLLNHTSGLPDYQEVMDQHWDKSKVAGNADNIAYLIQYHPERQFEPGSRYEYSNTGYMLLASIVEKVSGEDFIAFSRSRIYRPLGMKDTDIRSLPEKKAMERMAWGHLYVPEKKQYVRADSFPQFNYAIWLGNRKGPGRMSATTNDLLRWDRALYTTELVSPATLQEAFSPVRLSNDSLSNYGFGWKIQQHPHLGKVVRHSGDNPGYKNEIIRYIEADKTVIVLCNNDHEKLPQLLQLIEEELGR; encoded by the coding sequence ATGAAAATCCTGCTTACCTTTTTGTCGCTTAGTTTCCTGTTTAGTTCTTGTCAGAAACGAATGCAAACGGCCGGCGTCGATCAACCGCTGGACGCCTTTTTCCAAACGGCTCCGGATTTTAGTGGTGTAGTGCTGATCGCCGAAAAAGGGAAACCTGTGTACCATCGGGCTTTCGGGTACCAGAATTTTGACACCCGTCAACCCATGACGACAGCGTCGGTCTTTGAACTCGCCTCGCTTTCCAAGCAGTTCACCGCCATGACGATTCTTTTGCTGAAAGAAGCAGGCAAACTACAGTATGACGACCCCATCGAAAACTATTTGCCGGGTTTGCCGTACCCCGGCGTAACCATCCGGCATTTGCTGAATCATACCTCGGGGTTGCCCGATTACCAGGAAGTGATGGACCAGCACTGGGACAAGAGTAAGGTAGCAGGCAATGCGGATAATATCGCGTATTTGATTCAATACCATCCCGAACGCCAGTTTGAGCCCGGTAGTCGCTACGAATACAGCAACACTGGCTATATGCTCCTGGCAAGTATTGTGGAGAAGGTTTCCGGAGAGGATTTCATCGCATTTTCCCGCTCCCGTATCTACCGACCGCTGGGAATGAAGGATACTGACATTCGATCATTGCCCGAAAAAAAGGCTATGGAGCGGATGGCCTGGGGTCATTTGTACGTTCCGGAAAAGAAGCAATACGTTCGGGCGGATTCGTTTCCTCAGTTCAACTACGCCATCTGGCTGGGCAATCGCAAAGGGCCGGGCCGAATGAGTGCGACGACCAACGATTTGCTCCGCTGGGATCGGGCTTTGTATACCACGGAACTGGTCAGTCCCGCCACCTTGCAGGAAGCCTTTTCGCCCGTTCGTCTGAGCAACGATTCACTCTCTAATTACGGATTTGGCTGGAAGATTCAACAGCATCCACACTTGGGTAAAGTGGTTCGCCATAGCGGAGACAATCCCGGTTACAAGAATGAAATTATTCGGTACATCGAGGCCGACAAGACCGTGATTGTACTCTGCAATAATGATCACGAAAAGCTGCCGCAGTTATTACAACTTATTGAGGAAGAATTGGGACGTTAG
- a CDS encoding SDR family NAD(P)-dependent oxidoreductase: MAKTIFITGASRGFGKLWAEAFLKRGDKVAATSRNISGLQDLADQYGSNFLPIALDITNREQSFAAVNQAKDHFGSLDVVINNAGYGLLGAVEEVNEAETKAVFEANVFGTLWVTQAALPIFRAQNSGHIIQLSSVLGVWSLPTLGIYNATKFAVEGFSEALASEVQPFGIHVTLVEPNGYTTDFGGASAVQSQGIPAYQALKAGLGQLEGLTADDYGKPEATVAAITKLVDSENPPLRLFLGKIGYAKTQRIYAEKLETWKSWNEVAVEAHG; the protein is encoded by the coding sequence ATGGCAAAGACTATTTTTATTACCGGAGCCTCACGTGGATTTGGCAAACTGTGGGCCGAAGCATTTTTAAAACGGGGCGACAAAGTAGCCGCCACTTCCCGTAACATCAGCGGTCTGCAGGACCTGGCCGATCAGTATGGCAGTAACTTTCTTCCTATTGCCCTCGACATTACCAATCGTGAGCAAAGCTTTGCAGCGGTCAATCAGGCCAAAGACCATTTCGGCAGCCTCGATGTAGTCATCAATAATGCGGGTTACGGGCTATTGGGTGCCGTGGAAGAGGTGAATGAAGCCGAAACCAAGGCCGTGTTTGAAGCCAACGTCTTTGGTACACTCTGGGTAACGCAAGCCGCTTTGCCCATTTTCCGGGCCCAAAATAGCGGTCATATCATTCAGCTTTCCAGCGTACTGGGCGTGTGGTCGTTGCCTACGCTGGGTATTTATAATGCGACCAAATTTGCGGTCGAAGGATTCAGCGAGGCATTGGCTAGTGAAGTACAGCCCTTTGGAATTCACGTGACGCTAGTTGAACCCAATGGGTATACGACCGATTTTGGCGGAGCTTCCGCCGTGCAAAGTCAGGGAATTCCAGCTTATCAGGCTTTGAAGGCTGGTTTGGGCCAGTTAGAAGGCCTTACTGCCGATGATTACGGCAAACCCGAAGCAACGGTGGCGGCGATTACGAAACTGGTAGACAGCGAAAATCCTCCCCTGCGACTATTCCTGGGAAAAATTGGTTACGCTAAAACGCAACGCATATATGCCGAGAAACTGGAAACTTGGAAATCCTGGAATGAAGTAGCCGTTGAAGCCCATGGCTAA
- a CDS encoding helix-turn-helix domain-containing protein — MKHFKTLSDLHRANGWPPPEHPLLSLANCNRDCPLGDREFTSDAYLIGFKKLKAGVIRYGRTQYDHSNGSMMFVKPRQIIEMRDLELEEKGFMIFIHEDFLNGHELHHTIQKYGFFDYEVNEALHLSPKEEELIWSLHEKIGTEYTNNPDEYSREIMLSHLASILMYAQRFYKRQFINRTELSGIMISKFNRVLTQYLEAGTLQEKGLPSVNALADTLNVSPRYLSDLLKQETGKTAMDLIHLFLISEAKNRLLAEDQNIASVAYQLGFENVSYFTRLFKKQVGLKPFEFKKMNLN, encoded by the coding sequence ATGAAACATTTTAAGACCCTGAGTGACTTGCACCGGGCGAATGGCTGGCCTCCGCCAGAACATCCGCTACTGAGTCTGGCGAATTGCAACCGGGATTGTCCGCTGGGCGACCGGGAGTTTACCAGCGATGCGTACCTGATTGGCTTCAAAAAGTTAAAAGCGGGAGTGATTCGGTACGGACGCACGCAGTACGATCACAGCAATGGGTCGATGATGTTCGTCAAGCCCCGGCAGATTATTGAAATGCGGGATCTGGAGCTTGAAGAAAAAGGCTTTATGATCTTTATTCACGAAGATTTTCTGAATGGACATGAGTTGCATCATACGATCCAGAAGTACGGTTTCTTTGATTACGAGGTCAACGAAGCCCTGCACCTTTCACCCAAGGAAGAAGAACTCATCTGGAGCCTGCACGAAAAGATCGGTACCGAATACACCAATAATCCGGACGAGTACAGCCGGGAAATTATGCTGAGCCACCTGGCTTCCATTCTGATGTACGCTCAGCGGTTTTATAAACGGCAGTTCATCAACCGGACGGAGCTTTCGGGAATAATGATCTCTAAATTCAACCGGGTCTTGACCCAATATCTGGAAGCGGGGACTTTGCAGGAAAAGGGGCTTCCCTCGGTCAACGCCCTGGCAGATACCCTAAACGTTTCTCCGCGTTACCTGAGTGATTTGCTCAAGCAGGAAACGGGCAAAACCGCCATGGACTTGATCCACCTCTTTCTGATTTCTGAAGCGAAAAACCGCTTGCTGGCCGAGGATCAGAACATTGCTTCCGTGGCCTATCAGTTAGGTTTCGAAAACGTTTCGTACTTCACCCGGCTTTTTAAGAAACAGGTGGGTTTGAAGCCTTTTGAGTTTAAGAAAATGAACTTGAATTAA
- a CDS encoding DUF4287 domain-containing protein, whose amino-acid sequence MSFQAYLDNIKAKTGKSPEDFKKLAKAKNFILNGTLNPAVKATAITNWLKEEFELGHGHAMAIYATFKGKTE is encoded by the coding sequence ATGTCCTTCCAAGCGTATCTTGACAATATCAAAGCCAAAACGGGTAAGTCTCCGGAAGATTTTAAGAAGCTTGCCAAAGCGAAAAACTTCATCCTAAACGGTACCCTTAATCCCGCTGTCAAAGCCACCGCTATCACGAATTGGCTGAAGGAAGAATTTGAGCTGGGACACGGCCACGCCATGGCGATTTATGCGACGTTTAAGGGGAAGACCGAGTGA
- a CDS encoding S9 family peptidase, producing MNAWSTFVLSTVLTGTVWAQQTPSLSAQDYARAERMLASTTQQYIDHTASRPVWLVKDRFVYRTLTPQGSEFILVDPAKATRLPAFNHQKVAEALSSATGKTYTAQRLPFQEVTFTPDEKAILFASGGKSWQYDLTSGQLTPAKEKAKARRNESLSPDGKKAAFIKDYNLWVRDLATNQLTQLTTDGVKDFGYATDNAGWKHSDRAILLWSPDSKKIATFQQDERKVGEMYLATTNVGHPTLEQWKYPLPGDSTVAMLHRVVIEVENPKVIRLQVAPDPHRSTLGDDISSMGKLSDVAWNDDATQLLFVSTSRDHKQEKIRLADATTGQVREIFQETSATQFESGHEGISWRYLPKTNEIIWYSERDDWGHLYLYDATSGQLKQQITKGEWLVTDVLSVDEKNRVIYFMANGKEPGNPYYSHLYKIGLDGKKLTLLTPERGKHLTTLSPSGAYLVDTYSEPDVPPIMVLRSNTGKLVATLEKTDLSRLQATGWKPPIPFSVKAHDGKTDVYGLLYTPTKLDSTKKYPVIDYIYPGPQGGSVRNFSFTASRRDNQALAELGFIVVELEGTSNPLRSKRFHDMSYGNMADNTLPDQIAAIKQLAAVRTYMDTSRVGIWGHSGGGFATACAMFVYPDFFKVGISESGNHDNRNYEDDWGERYIGLETKNAKGVSNYEAQANQVHAKNLKGKLMLAHGMMDDNVPPYNTLLVVEALEKANKDYDLVIFPNSRHGFGAYTNYMMRRRWDYFVQHLLGLNPPKEYLIKNGTDPRNVD from the coding sequence ATGAACGCTTGGAGTACATTTGTGCTTTCAACTGTATTGACGGGTACGGTGTGGGCTCAGCAAACCCCTTCCCTATCGGCCCAGGATTACGCCCGGGCCGAGCGTATGCTGGCCTCCACCACACAGCAGTACATTGATCATACCGCCAGTCGACCCGTATGGTTGGTAAAAGACCGCTTCGTTTACCGCACCCTTACGCCCCAAGGCAGTGAATTCATTCTGGTCGATCCAGCCAAGGCGACGCGTTTACCAGCGTTCAATCATCAGAAAGTCGCGGAGGCGTTGTCTTCCGCCACGGGCAAAACGTATACGGCCCAACGATTGCCGTTTCAGGAAGTAACGTTCACGCCCGACGAAAAAGCGATTCTGTTTGCGTCCGGTGGTAAATCCTGGCAATACGATCTAACCAGCGGTCAGCTTACCCCCGCGAAAGAGAAGGCGAAAGCCCGCCGTAATGAGTCCCTTTCCCCCGATGGCAAAAAAGCGGCATTCATTAAAGATTACAACCTCTGGGTACGGGATCTGGCGACGAATCAGCTTACCCAGCTGACGACCGATGGCGTCAAAGATTTTGGTTACGCCACCGATAACGCGGGCTGGAAACACAGCGACCGGGCCATCCTGCTCTGGTCCCCCGATTCCAAAAAAATCGCCACCTTTCAGCAAGACGAACGCAAGGTGGGTGAAATGTACTTAGCCACCACCAACGTAGGTCATCCCACGCTGGAACAGTGGAAATATCCACTCCCCGGTGATAGTACCGTAGCAATGCTACACCGCGTCGTCATCGAGGTTGAAAATCCGAAAGTCATTCGCTTACAGGTAGCCCCGGATCCGCACCGCTCTACGCTAGGCGACGACATTTCATCCATGGGTAAACTCAGTGATGTGGCCTGGAATGACGATGCTACGCAACTGCTTTTCGTGTCCACCTCCCGCGATCACAAGCAGGAAAAAATTCGCCTGGCCGATGCAACGACGGGACAGGTTCGGGAAATTTTCCAGGAAACGTCTGCTACGCAGTTTGAGTCCGGCCACGAAGGCATCAGCTGGCGGTACTTACCCAAAACTAACGAAATCATCTGGTACTCCGAGCGGGACGACTGGGGCCATCTGTACCTCTACGATGCCACCAGCGGACAGCTCAAACAGCAGATTACCAAAGGCGAATGGCTGGTGACCGATGTACTGAGTGTGGATGAGAAAAACCGGGTCATCTATTTCATGGCCAATGGCAAAGAACCCGGCAATCCGTACTATTCGCACCTCTATAAAATCGGTCTGGATGGCAAGAAGCTGACGTTACTCACGCCCGAACGGGGTAAACACCTGACGACCCTCTCGCCTTCGGGAGCTTATTTGGTCGATACGTATTCAGAACCAGATGTACCTCCAATTATGGTACTTCGTTCAAATACGGGTAAGCTCGTAGCAACGCTGGAAAAAACGGACCTAAGCCGCCTGCAGGCAACGGGCTGGAAACCGCCCATTCCTTTCTCCGTCAAAGCACACGACGGCAAAACGGATGTGTACGGACTTCTGTACACCCCAACCAAGCTCGATTCCACGAAAAAATATCCGGTTATTGATTACATCTATCCCGGCCCTCAGGGCGGTAGTGTACGGAACTTCTCGTTTACGGCTTCGCGACGGGATAATCAAGCTCTGGCCGAGTTAGGTTTTATTGTGGTAGAACTCGAAGGTACCAGCAATCCGCTACGGTCCAAGCGTTTCCACGATATGAGCTACGGTAACATGGCCGATAACACGTTGCCCGATCAGATTGCAGCCATCAAACAGCTTGCGGCGGTGCGTACCTACATGGATACCAGCCGCGTAGGCATTTGGGGGCATTCGGGCGGTGGCTTTGCTACGGCTTGTGCGATGTTTGTATACCCCGACTTCTTTAAGGTGGGTATTTCCGAATCGGGGAATCACGACAATCGGAACTACGAAGACGACTGGGGCGAGCGGTACATTGGTTTGGAGACCAAGAACGCCAAAGGCGTTTCGAACTACGAAGCTCAGGCGAATCAGGTTCACGCCAAAAACCTCAAAGGTAAACTGATGCTGGCCCACGGCATGATGGACGACAACGTTCCACCCTACAATACTCTGCTGGTGGTGGAAGCCCTGGAAAAAGCCAACAAAGATTATGATCTGGTGATTTTTCCCAACAGCCGTCACGGCTTTGGGGCCTATACGAATTACATGATGCGGCGGCGTTGGGACTATTTCGTGCAGCATTTGCTGGGCCTGAATCCTCCCAAAGAGTACCTTATCAAAAATGGTACGGACCCCAGAAATGTAGATTAA
- a CDS encoding RNA polymerase sigma factor: MEPISDDTLWHLLRQGDRSAFAQLYERYYSILYSYGYKLFPQVTLVEDAVQDLFIDLWRMRENLSAADSVKFYLFRSLRRSIHRLSEKEKNQLPFTFDAVEPAMEASWIDHEQEALLIRRLTALLQNLPTRQREVITLRYYENFKTEEIALIMGITEKAVRNTLYKALTQLRGHLPVMTALMSLMAGLLLVFWAY; the protein is encoded by the coding sequence ATGGAACCTATCTCCGACGATACACTCTGGCATTTGCTCCGACAGGGCGATCGTTCGGCCTTTGCTCAACTTTACGAGCGATACTATTCCATCTTGTACAGCTACGGTTATAAACTCTTCCCTCAAGTAACCTTGGTAGAAGATGCCGTTCAGGATTTGTTCATTGATCTTTGGCGAATGCGGGAGAATCTTTCAGCGGCCGATTCGGTGAAATTTTATCTGTTCAGATCGCTTCGTCGCAGTATTCATCGTTTGTCCGAAAAGGAAAAAAATCAGCTGCCTTTTACTTTTGATGCGGTAGAACCAGCAATGGAAGCCTCTTGGATCGATCACGAACAGGAAGCCCTGCTGATCCGGAGGCTGACCGCTTTGCTTCAAAATTTGCCCACCCGGCAACGGGAAGTCATTACGCTTCGGTACTACGAAAACTTCAAAACCGAAGAAATTGCTCTGATCATGGGTATTACGGAAAAAGCAGTCCGCAATACGCTTTACAAAGCCCTTACCCAACTCCGGGGCCATCTGCCCGTCATGACGGCACTGATGAGCCTAATGGCTGGTTTATTACTAGTTTTCTGGGCTTACTAA
- a CDS encoding FecR family protein encodes MPSYATFTAEAFIEDDFFRQSIQSPTAETDAFWQEFLRNHPEQKQAIHSARAFLTALDQTQTRPSAEQGERMWQVIQQQTQPEAYPVQISVSHRRNYVWWAAAVILVCVSLGGLWYSRTQTPTSEQLSNNRSTERSAWIHRINTTQQLMTVQLNDGSTVMLSPQSQIRYPRRFASEKREVYLTGEGFFKVAKNPNQPFYVFAKNLITKVVGTSFRITAPPQNQNVQVTVRSGKVAVYALHSSDHPLFLTANQQVYFDTSSQQLTKSVVRAPMLLKSPEGTQSFVFEETPIAQVFHTLETSYGVTITYNTDLLNHCRLTAPLGNEPFFKKLDLICQTLGATYEVWGNQIIITAKGC; translated from the coding sequence ATGCCTAGCTACGCTACCTTTACTGCTGAAGCATTTATTGAAGACGACTTTTTTCGCCAAAGTATTCAGTCGCCCACGGCTGAAACGGATGCGTTTTGGCAGGAATTTCTCCGGAATCATCCCGAACAAAAGCAGGCCATCCATTCGGCCCGTGCTTTTTTGACAGCACTCGACCAAACGCAGACGCGACCTAGTGCCGAACAGGGTGAGCGGATGTGGCAAGTCATCCAGCAGCAAACGCAACCAGAAGCGTATCCGGTGCAAATTTCTGTATCGCACCGCCGTAATTACGTGTGGTGGGCCGCTGCCGTAATTTTAGTATGTGTAAGCTTGGGCGGACTTTGGTACAGTCGTACGCAGACTCCAACTTCGGAGCAACTCAGCAATAACAGAAGTACCGAACGTTCGGCCTGGATTCATCGAATCAATACGACTCAACAGTTGATGACAGTACAACTCAACGATGGCAGTACGGTCATGCTTTCGCCCCAAAGCCAGATTCGGTATCCGCGTCGCTTTGCTTCGGAGAAGCGGGAAGTGTATTTAACGGGTGAGGGCTTCTTTAAAGTCGCTAAAAATCCGAATCAGCCGTTTTATGTATTTGCTAAAAATTTGATTACCAAAGTCGTCGGCACCAGTTTTCGGATTACAGCCCCGCCGCAAAATCAGAACGTGCAGGTAACGGTTCGTAGTGGAAAAGTAGCCGTGTACGCACTTCACAGTTCAGACCATCCGCTTTTCTTAACGGCCAATCAGCAGGTGTACTTTGATACGAGTAGTCAGCAACTGACCAAGAGCGTCGTTCGGGCACCGATGTTACTCAAATCGCCGGAGGGGACGCAATCCTTCGTATTTGAAGAAACGCCCATAGCTCAGGTCTTCCATACACTGGAGACTTCTTACGGAGTAACCATTACCTATAATACCGATCTGTTGAATCATTGCCGACTAACGGCTCCGCTGGGCAACGAACCCTTTTTTAAGAAACTGGATCTGATCTGTCAGACGCTCGGGGCTACCTACGAAGTCTGGGGGAATCAGATCATTATTACGGCCAAAGGCTGTTGA